The region AAGACCGAATCTTCCTGACAACGGCATGGTATCGCAACAGGTCATCCGACCAATTGGTAGGAATACCGTTACCGGGGGCTACGGGGTTTACGGAAATACAGTCGAACCTTAATGCTTCAGTTGAAAATCGTGGCATTGAACTTACATTGAACACCCTTAATGTGAAAACTACAGGTTTTGACTGGAGTACTGCAATCAATTTTTCGGCTTCAAAAAACAAGCTGCGCTCTTTCCCAAACCTTGAAAGTTCTACCTACAGTAATTCGTACGTAATTGGACAGCCATTGAATATTGTAAAAGTGTATCATTATACCGGCATTGATCCTGAAACTGGTATTTACACTTTTGAGGATGTAAATGCAGATGGTATATTGACAGAACCCGAAGACAAGCAGACGGTAAAAGTCTTAAACCCGAATTATTTTGGAGGGATTAAAAATACCTTACGATTTCAAAGGTGGCAATTTGATTTCCTTTTCAATTTTGCAAAGCAGCAAAATTATAATGCACCGCGAACGTTGGGCGTTGCTGGTACGATGAATAACCAAAGCGTCGCTATAGTTGACCGTTGGCAATTTCCGGGAGATGAGGCTTCTTCCCAACGGTATACTTCAGGCGCAAACGGCACAGTCGAAAATGCCCTTTACCGATATGCTGCCAGTAATGCAGGCATAACCGATGCATCGTTTATAAAATTGAAGAATGTTTCCATCAGCTATGAATTTCCGGAGCGGTGGCTTAAAAATGTTAACTGCAAGGCAACAGTTGAGGCGCAAAACTTGTTCACGATTACGGGCTATAATGGGGCTGATCCAGAATTTAGCGGTTCTGGATTTTTGCCACCACTACGAATGATTACAGCTGGTTTACAATTTAACTTTTAACCTTTAAAGCAAGAGATATGAATATCAATACCTTTTTAAAACGATATTGTACCAAAACGGTATGCTATTGCAGAATTCTTTCAATGGTAACTCTATTATTTATTGTATTTATGCTTCATAGTTGCAATGAATTTACGGAGAACGATACGCCAGTATCGGAACTAGATACCGCTGCTGTTTTTGAAGAAAAAAATACAGCCTATGGCGCAATGGCAAATGTTTTTGCGCAAATGCGAGACAATGGCATGCTAACAGGAAAAACAACTGGAATGCAGAAAGAAATGGGATTGTATGCCGATGAACTTATATGGTATGGAAATACTACGCAGAACTCGGCTAATTTTTTCTATAATACGCTTATTCCTACACATCCCACTTTGGCAAACTGGTGGAATAACAGCTATAGTCAGATCTATGCTGCCAATGCTGTAATTGAGGGAGTAGCTGGATCGACAAAACTCTTGCAGGCTGATAAGGATCAGTTAACAGGGGAAGCAAAATTTGCCAGAGCTTTTGTTCATTTTTATGTTTTACAGCTGTGGGCTAATGTGCCTTACGTTACGGGAACAGATTATAGATATAACAGTACCCTAAAACGTTTGCCTACAGCAGAAGTATACGCAAAGATTATTGAAGATTTAGAATCTGCAACGACATTGTTGCCTGAGGAATACACCAACCCGACACGAGTGCGGCCTAATTCGTACACCGCGCAAGCCTTATTGGCAAGAGTCTATCTGTATGCCGGAATGTGGCCTGAGGCAGTCAACAGTGCTTCTAGAGTACTGAATAAGACTGGTACTTATACATGGATTACTGAACTAAATAACGTGTTTTTAAAAGAAAGTAGAGCCACCATCTGGCAATATGCTCCAAGGACACCAACAAGGAATACCGATGAGGGTACTACTTTTATATTTAATGCAGGTCCGCCAAATTCTGTAGCATTGACTAGTTCTTTAATAAATGCATTTGAGACAGCTGATCAACGCAAGGCTAAATGGATTCGATCAATAAGTAAAGAAGGTACCACTTGGTATCATGCTTATAAGTACAAGAAAACAGGCAGTAATACTCCCCAACTTGAATTTTCAATAGTGTTACGTCTTGCTGAAATGTATCTTATTCGTGCGGAAGCTCGTGCAAGACAAGGCGAACTTAGTAATGCTAAAGAGGATCTTAATGTAATCAGGAATACTGCTGGTCTTGGAAACACTGCTGCAGTTACCCAAGATGAAATACTGGATGCCATACTGCATGAACGACAAGTGGAATTGTTTAGTGAGTTTGGCCACCGCTTCTTTGACCTGAGACGTTTTGGTGCACTAGACAGGACATTATCGGGTATTAAAGCTGATTGGAACAACACTGATAACTTGCTGCCACTACCACAGAACGAGTTGAACCTGAACCCTAATATTGGGCCTCAAAACTCGGGTTATTAATGAAGGCTTCATTTTATAGTATTGGACGTAGCTTTTTAGATAGGAGTTGTCATTCCGCTTTTTTGTTTCTTTTTTTTGTATTCGTTTCCTGTCCTTTGATGGGGCAGGTGTTACAAAAGAAGGTTGTAACAAGAGAAGATTATCCCCAGTGGCATTATATGGATGCCGAAGCGATTTCTGATGATGGAAATTGGATTAGCTACCGTAACTATTATAGCTCAACTGATTCGTTATTTGTTAAACACCGAAGGTCTGCCCAACTTTATAGTTTTGCAAAGGGTAAAGACGGGGCTTTTGTAGCTAATCATTTCGTTTGCCATACTCCTGACAGCATCGTTCATATTATTTCGTTGAAGAATGGGGTGGAAAGGAAATTGAGAAATGTTAAAACCTTTACGGTTTCTAAGGCTTTTATTGTAGCATCGGAGTACGGTAAAATTGGGAATTTGTTATCCGTTTATACTTTAGATGGTGTTTTATTGCGCACTGAAACAGAAGTAGAATCTTTTTCTGTTAGTCCTGATACTAAACTTATGGCAGTGGCGGTGAAAAAAGAAAATGCCTATCAAGTACTGCTTATAAATATGGAGGATATTAAAAAGCAAAAAATCATAGCGGAAAGTGAAAAAAGAGGACCTTTCCTAAACCCTAGCTGGTCAAATGACAGCAAAGCAATTGCCTTTATGAATTATGATGAAAAGGAGTCACAACTTTTTTATTACGATTTAGGCGAAAAAAAACTCCTAACATTTTCTACCAATGATGTTAAATTCCCCCAAACGATGAATTTAATACCGTCAAGGAAATTAACTATAGCAAAGAACAACAAGCGTGTTTTCTTTAAAATAAAGCAACGCAAGGAATTTGATATTGAGCGGAAAGAAAATGATGTACAGGTATGGAATGCAGCTGACAAACATATTTATCCACGTCACATTGTGACAGAGGGGTATTCGAAGAACCCGAAGCAAGCTATGTGGGAACCCGAAACTGGTAGCTTCTTGCAGATTACAGATTCGATACAGCCTTATGGCGCATTCCCAGATAACGAAAGCTTTGCTTTGACATTTAATGCAAAGGATTATGAGCCACAGAGCAAATCGGTACCTGATAAGGATCTATACATTAGAAATCTTGGTACTGGACAAAGTAAGTTAGTGCTTCGCAGACATGTTGGTGGAGAATACAATCTTTTAGCTTCGCGGAACGGGAAATATATCTGCTATTTTAAGGAAGGGCAGTGGTATGTTTATAATATTGCACAGGGGACTCATGGATTAATTAGCGGTAATCTGCCTTATACCTTAAGCGTTGAAAGTGATACTGAGAAAGAGGAAATTGGCTACGGTAATCCCGGATGGACTACGGAAGGAGAATGTTTGTTGTATGATCAATTTGATATCTGGAAAGTTCAATCAGACGGATCTAATCCAGTACGTTTAACAAACGGACGTGAGCAGGGCATCATTTTTAGGATTGTTGCACAAAGTAAAGAGCAAACACAAACTATAGCCGACAGGATATTTACTAATGGAGAATTTGACCTTAATAGTTCACTGCTATTAAGTGCGAGGGCTGTTGATTATTCCTATAACGGGTTTTACTTATTGAAGCCAGGAAAGGGAATGACAAAAATCTGCTATGTGAATAAAAGTGTAACCGGAATAATGAAATCTGAAAGAGGTGATTATGCGTGGGTAGAAGAAGCTGTAGATGAGCCCCGACGTATCATGGTTGCAAAGGTTGGCGGTAAAGCTAATTCTGTGGTTGAGAGTAATGCACATCATAAAAAATTTAACTGGACCAAATTGCAGATGATACATTATACAAATGTAAAGGGTGAATCTTTACAGGGACTCTTGTATTACCCATCTGGATACGATAAAAATAAGCGCTATCCGATGATAGTACATCTTTATGAAAAGCAATCGTACCAACGGCATTCTTATGTTAATCCCAAGATGAATAACGGAGATGGTTTTAACATCAGCAATCTTACTGCTAAAGGGTATTTCGTTTTGCTTCCGGATATTACCTATGAGGTTGGCAATGTTGGATTTTCAGCCTTAGATTGTGTGGAAGCCGCAGTGAAAGAAGTAAAAAAATTAGCTCTAATTGATGATGCGAAAATTGGTTTAATTGGACACTCTTTCGGAGGCAATGAAACAGATTTCATTATCACCCAAAGTAATTTGTTTGCCTGTGCGGTCGCAGGAGCCGCTACCACGAATTATTTAAGTTCCTACTTATCGGTTGCCCAGATTTTAGGGATTCCAAACTTTTTCAAAATGGAATATGGACAGGCCAGGATGAAACTCTCTCCCTACGAGAATATGGAATGGTATCTGAAGAATTCGCCAGTGATGCATGCTGCGAATGTGAATACGCCGCTGTTATCCTGGACAGGACTGAAAGATCCGCAGGTAGAACCGAGGCAAAGCTTTGAGTTTTATATGGCGTTGCGACGATTGGGCAAAACGCATATCCTGCTGGCTTACCCTAATGAGGGACATGGTATGGGAAAGAAAGAAAATGCAATAGACCTAACAACAAAAATTGAGGAATGGTTTGATCATTACCTTAAGGGGATGAATGCTCCGACATGGAAATAGTAACAATGCAGTCCGAAAGGACTGCATTGTTTTTTAACTACTTATGGTTTATAACCGGTAAGTATACACTCGTCATTAGCGTCCATAATAAATAATTGCGCTCCTTCGTCTACTTGTCCTACGCGACAAACAGGGCCGTTATTCACGGTACTGCAATCATTTTTTTGTGTACAATCCGTACCTTGTGGATTATTAGGAATATATCCCGGTACAAGAGATGAACCTCTTTTTGCTGATGCATCCGTACTGAATGCACTGGTTGCTGCTGCAACAATTACCAGCATTGGTACAATTAATTTTTTCATAATATAAAAAATTTGTGGTTATGGCTTACTCTATTCACAGGTTTTCAGCCTTTTCCCTGATACCGGCCGGGTATATTTTAAAGTATGTTTACTGTAGTGTTTTATTTGGTACGTCATAAGTATCAGTTATCTTTTTGCTTATTCTATTTACAGACAGGTACTTTCCGGAAAGCGCATATAATTTATTGCCATTTACCCGAAAGCTTTTCATTTCCTGATTGTCGATATTATAAATATACATGCTACCAACGTAGCTACCATTTGCAAGGTTGTAAACATCTACAATCGAGGCTTCTTTTAAAATCCTGTTGTCCTCATATCTGCCAATACGCTGAGATTTGATGAATAGTAAATTGCTGTATACTGCTGAGGTTT is a window of Flavobacterium acetivorans DNA encoding:
- a CDS encoding S9 family peptidase is translated as MKASFYSIGRSFLDRSCHSAFLFLFFVFVSCPLMGQVLQKKVVTREDYPQWHYMDAEAISDDGNWISYRNYYSSTDSLFVKHRRSAQLYSFAKGKDGAFVANHFVCHTPDSIVHIISLKNGVERKLRNVKTFTVSKAFIVASEYGKIGNLLSVYTLDGVLLRTETEVESFSVSPDTKLMAVAVKKENAYQVLLINMEDIKKQKIIAESEKRGPFLNPSWSNDSKAIAFMNYDEKESQLFYYDLGEKKLLTFSTNDVKFPQTMNLIPSRKLTIAKNNKRVFFKIKQRKEFDIERKENDVQVWNAADKHIYPRHIVTEGYSKNPKQAMWEPETGSFLQITDSIQPYGAFPDNESFALTFNAKDYEPQSKSVPDKDLYIRNLGTGQSKLVLRRHVGGEYNLLASRNGKYICYFKEGQWYVYNIAQGTHGLISGNLPYTLSVESDTEKEEIGYGNPGWTTEGECLLYDQFDIWKVQSDGSNPVRLTNGREQGIIFRIVAQSKEQTQTIADRIFTNGEFDLNSSLLLSARAVDYSYNGFYLLKPGKGMTKICYVNKSVTGIMKSERGDYAWVEEAVDEPRRIMVAKVGGKANSVVESNAHHKKFNWTKLQMIHYTNVKGESLQGLLYYPSGYDKNKRYPMIVHLYEKQSYQRHSYVNPKMNNGDGFNISNLTAKGYFVLLPDITYEVGNVGFSALDCVEAAVKEVKKLALIDDAKIGLIGHSFGGNETDFIITQSNLFACAVAGAATTNYLSSYLSVAQILGIPNFFKMEYGQARMKLSPYENMEWYLKNSPVMHAANVNTPLLSWTGLKDPQVEPRQSFEFYMALRRLGKTHILLAYPNEGHGMGKKENAIDLTTKIEEWFDHYLKGMNAPTWK
- a CDS encoding DUF6520 family protein, with protein sequence MKKLIVPMLVIVAAATSAFSTDASAKRGSSLVPGYIPNNPQGTDCTQKNDCSTVNNGPVCRVGQVDEGAQLFIMDANDECILTGYKP
- a CDS encoding RagB/SusD family nutrient uptake outer membrane protein — translated: MNINTFLKRYCTKTVCYCRILSMVTLLFIVFMLHSCNEFTENDTPVSELDTAAVFEEKNTAYGAMANVFAQMRDNGMLTGKTTGMQKEMGLYADELIWYGNTTQNSANFFYNTLIPTHPTLANWWNNSYSQIYAANAVIEGVAGSTKLLQADKDQLTGEAKFARAFVHFYVLQLWANVPYVTGTDYRYNSTLKRLPTAEVYAKIIEDLESATTLLPEEYTNPTRVRPNSYTAQALLARVYLYAGMWPEAVNSASRVLNKTGTYTWITELNNVFLKESRATIWQYAPRTPTRNTDEGTTFIFNAGPPNSVALTSSLINAFETADQRKAKWIRSISKEGTTWYHAYKYKKTGSNTPQLEFSIVLRLAEMYLIRAEARARQGELSNAKEDLNVIRNTAGLGNTAAVTQDEILDAILHERQVELFSEFGHRFFDLRRFGALDRTLSGIKADWNNTDNLLPLPQNELNLNPNIGPQNSGY